In the genome of Buchnera aphidicola (Artemisaphis artemisicola), one region contains:
- a CDS encoding YfgM family protein, producing HKKEEPSKYNQEEPSKYEEIIRKINLEDSKNFIEAENFIIQNENIYGTLTSLCLAKKYILENNFEKALIQLKNSLKYTKEENLKNILLLRITKIEIQNLKNQNAMNILENIKDDNWKNIVENMKGDIFINQKNKKEAIKSWKNSLLIENSNASKEIIQMKINEQIQEN from the coding sequence GCATAAAAAAGAAGAACCGTCTAAATATAACCAAGAAGAACCGTCTAAATATGAAGAAATTATAAGAAAAATTAATTTAGAAGATTCTAAAAACTTTATTGAAGCGGAAAATTTCATCATTCAAAATGAAAATATTTATGGAACTTTAACGTCTTTATGTTTAGCAAAAAAATATATTTTAGAAAACAATTTTGAAAAAGCTTTAATTCAGTTAAAAAACAGCTTAAAATATACAAAAGAAGAAAACTTAAAAAATATTTTACTATTAAGAATAACTAAAATAGAAATTCAAAATCTTAAAAATCAAAATGCTATGAATATTCTAGAAAATATTAAAGACGATAATTGGAAAAATATAGTTGAAAATATGAAAGGAGATATTTTTATTAATCAGAAAAATAAAAAAGAAGCAATAAAGTCTTGGAAAAACAGTTTATTAATTGAAAATTCCAATGCATCTAAAGAAATTATTCAAATGAAAATCAACGAACAAATACAAGAAAATTAA